The following DNA comes from Arthrobacter sp. SLBN-83.
GTGGTCCACAGCCCGAACACGATGGCAGCGGTCAGCACCACGTACATGGTCTTGTCGTTTTTGGTGGTGGCCATGAACACCGGCCCGGTGGTGCGGCGGCGGTAGATCAGCAGCGCGATCCCGCCCAGCGTTGCAACCCCGGCGATGCCGCCCACCAGCAGGGCATTGAAATGGTAGAACTCCTGGCTCATCCCCACCGCCTGCGTCCAGGCCATCGGGATCACCAGGCCGAAGAAGTGCCCGGCGATGACAGCCAGCAGACCAAAGTGGAACAGCGGGGAGGCGATCCGCAGCAGCCTGGATTCATAAAGCTGGGAGGACCTGGTGGTCCAGCCGAACTGGTCGTACCGGTAACGCCACACCAGTCCGCCCACCAGCACCACCGCCATGACGTAGGGCAGGACGCCCCACAGCACGGTATCCCAGGTGTAAAGCACGACGGCGGTCCCCGGCTCCGTCTCCAGCAACGCCTTGAGTCCGGCCATGGTCAGGCCCTCCGGACCGGCAGCAGCCGCGGGTCGTAGGGGTCCAGCCCCACGCTTTCAGTGGGTGGACCGTAGCCGGCCATGCGCATCACTTCCTGCTCGTCCTGCGGTGACTTCCCGGGCAAGGTGGCGCAGATGGCCGCCAGGATCCGGGCGTGCGGGAGGTTGTCCCGCAGCAGCCCGAGCCGGAGCATCTCCAGGCTGGCCCGGTAGCGCTGCAGCAGGTCGCGGCCGGCCTCGCCGTCAACCCGGGCGGCGAATTCCAGCACCATGGGCAGGTAGTCGGGGAGTTCCCCGTCCAGGTCCACCAGGACCCCGCTGTGCCGGTAGGCCTCCTTGAAGAAGGCCAGCACTTCGCCGCGGCGCCGGGTATCGCCGTCCGTCCAGTAGCTCAGGTGCAGGGCATGCCGCCTGCCCAGGTCGAATTCCCGGACGTACTGGGCCTGCAGTTCCATCGGCGGGGTTGTTTCCAGGAGCTCCAGCACCGGGGCGAAATCCGGCAGGGCGCCCGGAAACTCGGCCAGCGCGGCCCGGACCAGGGGAACGCGTTCCACCAGTTCCACGTCCGGATAGGACAGGCACCAGGCCGCGGCAAGGTACACCACCTGGTCGCGGCGGGTCATCGCCGGTGAGTTGACGGCTGGCCGGATCACGGCTGGTCCTCGGCGGCGGCCAGGGTGTCCGGCTCCCCGCCCCCGTGCGGGGAAAGCCTGTCCGGGAACAGTCCCGGCGGCGCGCCGCGGCCATCCCAGTTCAACAGGTTCACCCTGCCATGAAGGCTTGAACCTGCGGCGATGGTGTCCGAGCTCTGCCGGTCCCGCAGCGCGTGGAAGGTATCCACGGCCACCGGGACGGGCCGGCCGCTCGCCTCCCCGAACGGTGCCGAATCCTGCATGCCAGGTCCGCCGTCGAAATCCAGCGAACAGCCCAGCTCCTCAAGGTCGTGCGCCTGCTCCAGGTGGGCCGTGGGAATGACGTAGCGCTCGCTGTATTTGGCGATGGCCATCAGCCGGTACATCTCATACATGCCTTGCCCGTCCATGCCCACGGACTCCGGGATGGTCTCGTCCGGGTCTTCGCCCAGGCTGATGCCGCGCATGAAGGACCGCATGGCCGCGAGCTTCCGCAGCACGGCGGTGACCCGCTCCGTGTCCCCGGCGGTAAAAAGCTCGGCGAGGTACTCCACCGGGATGCGCAGCGCGTCGATGGCGCCGAACAGGTTGCCGGCGTCCTCGCCGTCGTGCCCCTGGTCCCGCAGCAGGTCCACCACGGGTGAGAGCGGAGGCACGTACCAGACCATCGGCATGGTGCGGTACTCCGGGTGCAGCGGCAGGGCCACCTTGTACACCTTGGCCAGCGCGTAGACGGGGGAGCGGCGGGCAGCGTCGAGCCAGTCCTCCGGGATGCCCTGCGCCCGCGCCTCGGCCTGGACGCGGGGGTCGTGGGGGTCCAGCAGCACGTCCATCTGGGCGTCGTAGAGGTCCTGCGGATCGGTGACGGACGCTGCTGCGGTGACTGCGTCGGCGTCGTACAAAAACAGCCCCAGGTACCGCAGCCGCCCCACGCACGTCTCGGAGCAGACTGTGGGCAGGCCAACCTCCACGCGGGGGTAGCAGAAGGTGCACTTCTCGGCCTTGCCGGTCTTGTGGTTGAAGTAGATCTTCTTGTACGGGCAGCCGGTGACGCACTGGCGCCAGCCGCGGCACCGGTCCTGGTCCACCAGCACGATCCCGTCCTCCACCCGCTTGTAGATGGCGCCGGACGGGCAGGATGCCATGCAGGAGGGGTTCAGGCAGTGCTCGCAGATCCGGGGCAGGTAGAACATGAAGGTCTGCTCGTAGGCGAACTTGATCTTGTCCTCGGACTCGCGCCGGACCTTCTCCACCAGCGGGTCCAGATGCCCGTGATCCCGGGAACCGCCCAGGTTGTCGTCCCAGTTGGCGGACCAAGTGATTTTGGTGTCCTCGCCGGTGATCAGGGACTTGGGCCGGGCCACGGGAAAGTCGTCGCCCAAGGGGGCGTCCACCAGGGTTTTGTAGTCGTAGGTCCAGGGCTCGTAGTAGTCCTTGAGCTCAGGCTGGACGGGGCTGGCGAAGATGCCG
Coding sequences within:
- the narJ gene encoding nitrate reductase molybdenum cofactor assembly chaperone, with amino-acid sequence MTRRDQVVYLAAAWCLSYPDVELVERVPLVRAALAEFPGALPDFAPVLELLETTPPMELQAQYVREFDLGRRHALHLSYWTDGDTRRRGEVLAFFKEAYRHSGVLVDLDGELPDYLPMVLEFAARVDGEAGRDLLQRYRASLEMLRLGLLRDNLPHARILAAICATLPGKSPQDEQEVMRMAGYGPPTESVGLDPYDPRLLPVRRA
- the narH gene encoding nitrate reductase subunit beta, yielding MRVMAQMGMVMNLDKCIGCHTCSVTCKQAWTNRAGTEYVWFNNVETRPGQGYPRRYEDQDRWYGGWTLNRRGKLALKAGGRVKKLFGIFASPVQPELKDYYEPWTYDYKTLVDAPLGDDFPVARPKSLITGEDTKITWSANWDDNLGGSRDHGHLDPLVEKVRRESEDKIKFAYEQTFMFYLPRICEHCLNPSCMASCPSGAIYKRVEDGIVLVDQDRCRGWRQCVTGCPYKKIYFNHKTGKAEKCTFCYPRVEVGLPTVCSETCVGRLRYLGLFLYDADAVTAAASVTDPQDLYDAQMDVLLDPHDPRVQAEARAQGIPEDWLDAARRSPVYALAKVYKVALPLHPEYRTMPMVWYVPPLSPVVDLLRDQGHDGEDAGNLFGAIDALRIPVEYLAELFTAGDTERVTAVLRKLAAMRSFMRGISLGEDPDETIPESVGMDGQGMYEMYRLMAIAKYSERYVIPTAHLEQAHDLEELGCSLDFDGGPGMQDSAPFGEASGRPVPVAVDTFHALRDRQSSDTIAAGSSLHGRVNLLNWDGRGAPPGLFPDRLSPHGGGEPDTLAAAEDQP
- the narI gene encoding respiratory nitrate reductase subunit gamma; the protein is MAGLKALLETEPGTAVVLYTWDTVLWGVLPYVMAVVLVGGLVWRYRYDQFGWTTRSSQLYESRLLRIASPLFHFGLLAVIAGHFFGLVIPMAWTQAVGMSQEFYHFNALLVGGIAGVATLGGIALLIYRRRTTGPVFMATTKNDKTMYVVLTAAIVFGLWTTLASVFEGGHGHNYRETVAPWFRSLFVFQPDIAAMAAAPFSFHLHTLVGMALFVIWPFTRLVHAFTAPLHYLFRPYIVYRSRDRETKGRGWSAVGTPDRDTRNR